The sequence GCTCATGGCACCGGCCTAGTGGTTGAGGCTTCCTTCGCGGCTGCGTGGCTGGGGTGGTTTCGTGGCTGCGGGTGCGCTGGGGCTGGTTGCGCAGTTCCCCGCGCCCCCGAGGACATGTGGCCGCGGTGGTCCTGTAGCTGCGGGTGCGTCGTGGCTGAGCGCGCAGTTCCCCGCGCCCCTAAAAAAGACGGGCGCCCCCAACCTCAATCGGTACCCGCACCCGCACCCCGGTCGTGACTGGCACCACGAAGGCGACCGGCACCACGAACACGACCGATGCCCATGACTGTCAATGACTGTCAATGACTGTCAATGATGACGTCGGGTGGGTGCGGATGGGGTTCGTCTGAATCGGTGGTTTGAAGGCGTTGTCAGTGGCGCAGTGCACTATCGGAGGTGGCTGAGTCGGAAGCGGAGGTGGACGGGCGGATGGTGCGGGAGATCGCTTACGACTGTGACGTGCTCGTGATCGGCGGCGGGATCGTCGGTCTGTCGACGGCGTATGCGATCACGCGTGCCGCGCCGGGCACGCGCGTGACGGTGCTGGAGAAGGAGCCCGGCCCGGCCCGGCACCAGACGGGACGCAACAGCGGCGTGATCCACAGCGGTATCTACTACCGCCCGGGATCCCTGAAGGCACAGTTCGCGGCGCGGGGCGCGGCCGAGATGGTCAAGTTCTGCACGGAGTACGACATCGCCCACGCGGTGACCGGCAAGCTGATCGTCGCCACGGAGCGGGACGAGCTCCCCCGCCTGCACGCACTCGTACAGCGCGGCCGGGAGAACGGCATTCCGGTGCGGGAGCTGGGTGCCGGCCAGATCGGCGAGTACGAACCGGAAGTACGGGGCCTCGCCGCGATCCACGTCGCCACGACCGGGGTGTGCGACTTCGTCGGGGTGGCCCGACAGCTCGCGAGCGCCTCCGGGGCCCAGATCCGCTACGGCACGAAGGCCGCGTACATCGACCGCCGCCCCGACCTCGGCGTGGCCGTCCGCACGGACGACGGCACGGTCGTCCGCGCCCGCGTCCTGGTCAACTGCGCCGGCCTCCACTGCGACGAGATCGCCCGCCTCGCAGGCGACGAGCCCGAGATGCGCATCGTCCCCTTCCGCGGCGAGTACTACACCCTGGCCCGCCCCGACCTGGTCCGCGGCCTCGTCTACCCCGTCCCGGACCCCGCGTTCCCCTTCCTGGGGGTCCACCTCACCCGCGGCATCGACGGCAGCGTCCACATCGGCCCGAACGCGGTCCTGGCCCTGGCCCGCGAGGGCTACGACTGGCGTACGGTCCGCCCCCGCGAACTGGGCTCGACCCTCGCCTGGCCCGGTTCCTGGCGCATAGCCCGCCGCCACTGGCGCTACGGCACCGGAGAACTGCACCGCTCGGTCTCCAAGGCAGCCTTCACCCACGCGGTCCGCCGCCTGCTCCCCGCGGTGACCCCCGACGACCTGGTCCCGGCATCCGCGGGCGTCCGCGCCCAGGGGGTCATGCGCGACGGCACCCTGCTGGACGACTTCCTGATCCAGGAGGGCCCCCGCACGGTCCACGTACTGAACGCCCCGTCCCCCGCGGCCACGGCCTCCCTCCCCATCGGCCGGGAAATAGCCCAGAGAGCCCTCAAGTCCCTGGCAACCACCTGACGCGTACGCGGACCCTCCGTACGGGCGGACCCTCCCCGAACGGGCGGAACCCTCGTACCGGCGGAAGGGGCCGTGCCGGTACGTCGCAGTCCGCCGCGTAGCTCTTCCGAACATGCCCTGCCCTGTCAGCAGAGTTCCGTATGCCCGGGGGCGGCGGACTCGACGTACCGGCACGGCCCCGACCCACCACGTACCCGCACCACCCCGACCCGCCCCGACCCGCTCCGCCCCCGACCCACGACGGACAGCCCCCCGACCCGTAAAATCGACACACTGTGTCTGACTCATCCAGAACCCCCCGCCCCAGAAACGAACCTCGCTTCCCCGACGGCCCCCAGCCCGACCCGGCAGGCTCGCACTTCGAGCGACGGATCCGCAGCTTCCAGCCCCGCCGCAGCCGCGTCACCCAGGGCCAGGCGGACGCGTTGCAGCGGCTGTGGCCCAAGTGGGGCCTGGACATCGACGGACAGCGGACCCTCGACCTCCCCGAACTCTTCGCGGCCGACATCCCGGTCGTCCTGGAGATCGGCTTCGGCATGGGCGAGGCGACGGCCCGCATGGCCGCCGACGATCCCGGCACCGGCATCCTCGCCGTGGACGTCCACACCCCGGGCCAGGGCAACCTCCTGAACCTCGCGGACCAGGCAGGCCTGTCCAACATCCGCGTGGCCAACGGCGACGCCGTCATCCTGCTCCGCGAGATGCTGGCACCGGACTCCCTCGCCGGCCTGCGCGTCTACTTCCCGGACCCCTGGCCCAAGAAGCGCCACCACAAGCGGCGCCTGATCCAGCCGGAGTTCCTCACCCTCGCCGCGTCCCGCCTCCGCCCCGGCGCACTGCTGCACTGCGCGACGGACTGGGAGCCGTACGCGGAGGTGATGCTCGAAGTCCTCACCGCGCACCCGGACTTCGAGAACACCCAGCCCGCCACACCAGCCACTCCGGACAGCCTCACGACTCCCGACAGCCCCACAAACGGCTACGCGCCCCGCCCCGATTTCCGCCCCCTGACCCGCTTCGAGTCCCAGGGCCTGGACAAGGGTCACGTGGTGAACGATCTCCTGTTCCGCCGCGTACCGCATGGCACGGACAGCACGGGCACCTGAGCCCCCGGAAGGGGCGCTCTCGCGGGCCACGCCCCTCCCTCGTTAGGGTTTTTGTCATGGCCACCAGCCCCCCACCCCCGACACCCCCCGGCTTCCCCGCCGGAGGCGCCCGTCGGCACGCACACTGGTGGAAGCGCAAGTGGGTGCGCTACGCCGCGCTGACCACCCTGCTCACCCTGTCGGGCCTCGTCATCCTGGCCCTCGTCCGCAAACAGACCGGCACGGAGGGCTTCCTGGTGGGCCTCGGCCTCGCCGTGCTGCCCGTCCCGCTCCTGGTCGCCGCGTTCCGCTGGCTGGACCGGGTCGACCCGGGGCCCTGGAGAAACCTGCTCTTCTCGTTCGCCTGGGGTGCCTGCGCGGCCGCGCTGATAGCCATCGTCGCGAACAGTTTCGCGACGCAGTGGATAGCGACGACCACCGCGGACCCGTCCCACGCGGACACCCTCGGCGCCACCGTGATAGCTCCGATCGTCGAGGAGTCGGCGAAGGCCGCGGCGGTCCTGCTCGTCTTCCTGTTCCGCAGACGGGACTTCACGGGGATAGTCGACGGCGTGGTGATAGCGGGCGTCACGGCGACCGGCTTCGCGTTCACCGAGAACATCCTCTACCTGGGCACGGCCTTCGGCACGGACCAGCTGACGGGCGACACCGGCATCTTCTCCGTCACGGCGGCGACCTTCTTCGTACGCGTGATCATGTCGCCCTTCGCGCATCCGCTGTTCACCGTGCTGACGGGCATCGGCTTCGGCATCGCGGCGCTCTCGGCGGAGCGCCACCAGGTGCGCCGCGTCCTCCTCCCCATCGTCGGGCTGCTGCTCGCGATGGGCATGCACGCGATGTGGAACGGCTCGTCGGCCTTCGGCGAGTACGGCTTCTTCGCGGTCTACGCGGCCTTCATGGTCCCGTCCTTCGGGCTGCTGACCTGGCTGGCCGTCTGGACCCGGCAGCGCGAACTGGGCACGGTCCGCACGGAACTGCCCTCGTACGCGGTGGCCGGCTGGCTGGCCGCACCCGAGCCGTTCGTACTGGGCTCGATGAAGGCGCGGCGGCTGGCCCGGGAGTACGCCACCCATCACGGCGGGCGGGACGCGGGGCGGGCGGTGGCGGAGTACGAGGCGTACGCGACCTCGCTGGCGTTCCTGCGGCACCGGGGGCGGCGGGGGCGTGCGGGTGCCGACTTCGCCGTGCGGGAGCGGGAGCTGCTCCACGAGCTGTGGGCCCGTCGGGAGCCGGCTCGGCCGGCCCTCGCGTATGCGGCGCGGGCCACGGCTTCGTCGGGGCCGGTGCCTGTGCCTGTGCCCTGGCCGGGCTATGGGTATCCGCCGCAGGGGTATCCGGCGTACAACCCGTACCGCTCCTGAGCCCTTGGCTGGTCGCGCCGTTCCCCGCGCCCCCAAGAGCCAAAGACTGCGCCGTTCCCCGCGCCCCTAAGAGAACGCGGTGTCGGCGCTCACTCAGACGCGCGGGTCAGTTTGGTGAGGTCGTTGTCCGTCAGGGCGAGGTCTGCCAGGGCCAGTAGGGCCGGGAGTTGTGACGGTGTGCGGGCGCTGGCGAGGGGGACGGCGACCGTGGGGCGGGAGGCCAGCCAGCCCAGGGCCACGGTCGCGACCTCGACCCCCCGCTCCTGCGCGACCTCGTCGAGCGCGGCCAGCACCCGCCGCCCCCGCTCGGACTGAAGGTGCTTGCCCGCCGAACCGGCCCGGGGACTGTCGACCTCGGCACCGGGCCGGTACTTGCCGGTGAGGAAGCCCGAGGCGAGCCCGTAATACGGTACGGCGGCCAGTCCGCCCCGCGAGGCGACGTCCCGCAGCGGACCCTCGTACGTGTCACGGGAGACGAGGCTGTACTGGGCCTGCAGCGCCACGTACCGCGGAAGACCCTCGCGGTCGGAGACGTCCAGGGCCTCCTGGAGCCGCTCGGGAGAGATGTTGGACGCGGCGATCGCGCGTACCTTGCCGGAGCGTACGAGTTCGTCCAGGGCCCCGAGGAACTCCTCGACCGGCACGGACGGATCGTCGTAGTGGGTGTAGTAGAGGTCGATGTGATCCGTCCGCAGACGGCGCAGCGACGCCTCGGCGGCCGCCTTCACGTTGACCGGGGACAGCCCCTTGTACGAGGGGTGGGCGCCGGCCTTCGTGGCGATGAGGACGTCGGCGCGGTTGCCGCGCGCGGTCAGCCAGTCGCCGATGACGGTCTCGGACTCACCGCCCGAGTTGCCCGGCGCCCAGGCCGAGTACGCGTCGGCGGTGTCCACGAAGTTCCCGCCGGCGGCCGTGTAGGCGTCGAGCACGGCGAAGGACGCGGCCCGGTCGGCGGTCCAGCCGAAGACGTTGCCGCCGAGGGCGATCGGAAAGACTTCGAGGTCGGAAGAGCCCAGCGCGCGAAGAAGCGTCATACGGGAATCAACGGCCAAACCGGACGGCCGTATTCCACAATTCCACAGATACGACCGCTGGATACAACCGATGGATACAACCGCTCCCGGGGGAGGAGCGGTTTACGGGTTGAGGCCCTTGCCGCGCAGCCAGGCCATCGGGTCGATGCCGGTGCCGCCGCTGGTGTGGACCTCCAGGTGGAGGTGCGCCCCGGTGACGTTGCCGGTCGCGCCGACCCGGCCGATGACGTCGCCCGTGCTGACCTTCTGCCCGACGCTGACGCCGATCGACGACTGGTGGGCGAACCACAGCTCCGTGCCGTCGTCGAGCGTGAGGAC is a genomic window of Streptomyces sp. NBC_00414 containing:
- the lhgO gene encoding L-2-hydroxyglutarate oxidase; protein product: MVREIAYDCDVLVIGGGIVGLSTAYAITRAAPGTRVTVLEKEPGPARHQTGRNSGVIHSGIYYRPGSLKAQFAARGAAEMVKFCTEYDIAHAVTGKLIVATERDELPRLHALVQRGRENGIPVRELGAGQIGEYEPEVRGLAAIHVATTGVCDFVGVARQLASASGAQIRYGTKAAYIDRRPDLGVAVRTDDGTVVRARVLVNCAGLHCDEIARLAGDEPEMRIVPFRGEYYTLARPDLVRGLVYPVPDPAFPFLGVHLTRGIDGSVHIGPNAVLALAREGYDWRTVRPRELGSTLAWPGSWRIARRHWRYGTGELHRSVSKAAFTHAVRRLLPAVTPDDLVPASAGVRAQGVMRDGTLLDDFLIQEGPRTVHVLNAPSPAATASLPIGREIAQRALKSLATT
- a CDS encoding PrsW family intramembrane metalloprotease, with protein sequence MATSPPPPTPPGFPAGGARRHAHWWKRKWVRYAALTTLLTLSGLVILALVRKQTGTEGFLVGLGLAVLPVPLLVAAFRWLDRVDPGPWRNLLFSFAWGACAAALIAIVANSFATQWIATTTADPSHADTLGATVIAPIVEESAKAAAVLLVFLFRRRDFTGIVDGVVIAGVTATGFAFTENILYLGTAFGTDQLTGDTGIFSVTAATFFVRVIMSPFAHPLFTVLTGIGFGIAALSAERHQVRRVLLPIVGLLLAMGMHAMWNGSSAFGEYGFFAVYAAFMVPSFGLLTWLAVWTRQRELGTVRTELPSYAVAGWLAAPEPFVLGSMKARRLAREYATHHGGRDAGRAVAEYEAYATSLAFLRHRGRRGRAGADFAVRERELLHELWARREPARPALAYAARATASSGPVPVPVPWPGYGYPPQGYPAYNPYRS
- a CDS encoding aldo/keto reductase; translated protein: MTLLRALGSSDLEVFPIALGGNVFGWTADRAASFAVLDAYTAAGGNFVDTADAYSAWAPGNSGGESETVIGDWLTARGNRADVLIATKAGAHPSYKGLSPVNVKAAAEASLRRLRTDHIDLYYTHYDDPSVPVEEFLGALDELVRSGKVRAIAASNISPERLQEALDVSDREGLPRYVALQAQYSLVSRDTYEGPLRDVASRGGLAAVPYYGLASGFLTGKYRPGAEVDSPRAGSAGKHLQSERGRRVLAALDEVAQERGVEVATVALGWLASRPTVAVPLASARTPSQLPALLALADLALTDNDLTKLTRASE
- the trmB gene encoding tRNA (guanosine(46)-N7)-methyltransferase TrmB; translation: MSDSSRTPRPRNEPRFPDGPQPDPAGSHFERRIRSFQPRRSRVTQGQADALQRLWPKWGLDIDGQRTLDLPELFAADIPVVLEIGFGMGEATARMAADDPGTGILAVDVHTPGQGNLLNLADQAGLSNIRVANGDAVILLREMLAPDSLAGLRVYFPDPWPKKRHHKRRLIQPEFLTLAASRLRPGALLHCATDWEPYAEVMLEVLTAHPDFENTQPATPATPDSLTTPDSPTNGYAPRPDFRPLTRFESQGLDKGHVVNDLLFRRVPHGTDSTGT